In the Pocillopora verrucosa isolate sample1 chromosome 4, ASM3666991v2, whole genome shotgun sequence genome, GAAACATTTCGTAACGGCCATATTGAGCTTAATTCCATCACATATCCACCAGTAGATCCGTTGTCAGACGCGATTCTTGTTAAGTTGAGTAAACAAGCTCACCTCTCCTGGAATGGGCTTGTATTAAGCTAAATTTACAGAACGTTTCAACCCATTTCGTTAGATCTAACGCTAGAAATTTACGTTTGGTCGACGCAGAAACAATTTCCGCCATTGTTTCCGTGTTCATGAACCGTAACGAAGGAAAGTGACGAAGGAATATGGCGAAAAACACCACCAAAACTTTCACGAAATCCGCTCCTTCGCAGCTTCTCTTTGAAAGCACATGGTTTGTTTACACAGACAATAACATGGGAGTCCATACAGAGTTTGCAGGGGCAGATTATTGCACAACAGTGAAATGTTTTACGCGATTTTCAACACTGAGGGAATTCAACCGCAGCAGATGGAAACAAAAGAGTCCAATCTAAATTCAGGTATTTCGCGAAAGAAGGCGGcgcaagaaagaaaagcagcGGCAAAAAGAGAAAGGGACAAGGCCTATTATCaacaaaacaaggcaaaaaagatTGCTCAAGTTAAAGAACGGCGAAAGAAATTGCAAGCCGAGAAATCAATTCGGCCGCACACACGAAGCATTGCCGAAAAAAACAAACGCCAACAAAAAGCAACGGAGCACAGAAAAGCTTCCCGTATCgcagcacaagaaaaaagagaaaagacaagGCAGCAAACAAGAGAAAGAGTTAGAAAATACCGTGAAAAGAAGCGAACAGAAGCACAAGAATTTAATAATAGCGTGGATTCTCCAGGTTTCGCAAACCGGACGTCGAAAAAACGTGCTATAGATGAAGTCAAGAAGATACTCCCTTCCACACCCCGAAAGAAGGCGGAAATTGTCCAAAGCATTGTCAAAAGCCGTTAGTAGTTTATGACAAAAGCAACAGGCAGTATGATTTGCTCATGTTACTGCATCAGTTGCATTGTGAATGATGAGGAGAATTGCGCTAACAAGGCATGGCTTGATGAATGGAAGCTGGTGGAGCTAACCAGAGAGGGTGATGTGGCAACCACTCGACAGGCAACTGAAGCACCAATTTTAGACCATGATACTGCTTCCTACATAGCTGACCTGGCCAGCAAGGGAAGTACAGTTGCGATAGCCGCTGAAGATGATCCTGTCTACGACTTCTATCTCCTTCAGGTCACTTCTGATGGAGTTGAAGAACTTGACAGTAATGTCACAGATGACTATCAGTGTCATTATTACAGAGGAGACAGAGTTCTTAAGGGGCACTTTTACATAAGGGAGAACATTCATGACATGACCTTCACAATTGACGAAAAACGGAAAGCGTTTGTACATGCTGCTACTGTCCGTCACATTTGCGGTGACCTACCAGTCAGAAAGAGAGGACGAAAGTCTATTTACAAActccctttaaaagaaaatgaggaaatcaTTGCTTCAATGTGAACTAATGATtacaaaacctctttttttccatttttacattgattttcttaagattttatgaaaaaccaaaaatgtgCCACGCCCACAAGGGATTGTGGGTAATACCAAAATTAGTGTTattaatgcaaaataataaaaatatttacagatattgattacaatgtacattttgatcaaaattaaagtcaaaaagtgataaaaagtgaaaaaataaaaaaatagttatttttgaaCTATGTTACAGCAAATGGCTATGTGACTGTGCTACTCATcaaaagaaacatgtttttatttgcatttgtacCAGGTGGCACGAAAATTTAAAGACACGAAGTTCCCTCTGGTGATTTCGCTCCTCTTTGTCCTCATCGCATTTCCAACAATAGATTCCAAGCCTGCGAAGTGGGTGCCACTCAACGAAGAGGTAAGAATTCTAACCACCGTAGACTGTCCTTAAATTCATCTGGTAAGACCGAGCTAGACCgctgtttactttttttcttttttggcaacTTCTGCAGTGTGGAAGCCCATGATGAGTTTAGACCTCCCATTGGCAAACGTATCGCTGATATAAATTTCAACACTGTGGACGACCTAAATTACAAGTTGCCGGTATCGACTTCAACACTGTGGAAGACCAAAATAAGTTCCGTCCTCCCAGAAGCAAACGCAATGCTGGCATAGACTTCAACACTAAGGAAGATTAAGATGAGTTTCGGTCCTCCAATACAACCCACAAACGAAAGTAAGATGATTTAAAGAGGTTGCAAATAGAATTTTCTAACGATAATCACATCATCTTAAAGTAGCATCACGTACACAAAGTCATGTTTTTTTGGGATAGTTTTTATGTTTCTGGTGATCGCTGAAAGAAACACGAGTTAAGTCCTTCCGTAGGCAAACGCAGCGCCGTCATGGACTTAAACACTATGGAGCGCCAAGATAAGTTAATTCCTCACCAAGAAAAATCAGTGCCAACATCAACTTTAACACTGTGCAAGACTAAGATAAGTTATTCTTCCCCCGGGCAAACGCAGTGCTGGCATCAACTTCCACACTGTGGAAGACCGAGATAAATTTCTTTCATCCGCAGGCAAACGCAGTGCTGGCATCATCTTCAGCACCGTGAAAGACCAAGATAAATTTCTTCCTCCCGCAGGCAAACGCAGTGCCGGCGTCAACTTCAACACTGTGGAAGACCAAGATAAATTTCTTCCTCCCGCAGGTAAACGCAGTGCTGGTATCATCTTCAACACTAACACTGCATCCATTACCAATATTCTGAGAAATGCTCTATTGAATTTGTGACGGTTCATTGACTTATTCCTTCTTTAATTGTCCATGTGTCTATGAAATTTAAACTTCTTTAAGTTTTTAAGACGCTTGTCGAACTTCCCTTGAGAGTCCTTGTGAAGTTTCcaatattttccaaattgccaATTTCCAAGATTTGAAGCCATTTGCTGAACTTCAGTTAAGTGTATGGGCAAAGTGTTCACTTTTCTTAATACTAATTTATGTCAAggtattttaacaattttaattagCCATGCCATCAGTCACGCCACTATTCAAATTCCTACTAAGGCACTTACGGTTCTTTTCCAACCCCTGTGACCACCATTGAAATTAAGTGTCTATTTTGGAAAAATACTAATTTCAACTTCAATTCTAAGCTAAAACCGTTCGGGcgaaaaatcaacaaaaacttATCATTACAAGTAGAGGaggagtttctaaagaaagtttctaaagaaactgaagtactgcgtcggtggggggtATGACTAGATAATTCGGTTtgatcaactaagttgatataTAATgcaaattgaccactgtaaagagtttctacgGCTAaagtttcaagcgttagcccttcgttagccaTTTGCTCATTAAAAGTGATTTGTTCACAGTCTGTGTCAGTGACATCGCCTTTAGGTAAAGGAGCAATTTGAAAATGTCTTAAAACCACCCTCCAAAACTGACTCACGCTTGCAATCTCATTTCTCTGTCACAGAAGCTTCATTTTTGCATAATTACCCTAACAATGAACACCAGTCAGGGGTGGCCAAAATGTGATCACTTACGGTCTGCAATGCAAGTGTCCCTCAGACAGCTCACATCATTTAAGAATCCACTTCCATAGTTTTCTGATGATATCTTATAATAGAACACCGAAACTTATATTGACAATTCAGACCTTAAAACtctttcaagttcaaggacGGCCGGGACTTGAAAAGCATTTAAGCATATTATGcatgttaaattaaaaaccatgttaagtaaacaaaaattacaatatcATTGAACCAGAGCGAGAAAACTCCCCTTAGTCTTCTTCCAGCGTTATTTGGTCCCGCTATGCAACGCGAGCGTGTTGCTCTCCTGCACATGTAAAGACTTGTTCTCTCACAAGGACCAAATATTCGTCGACGAGAACTGAGTTGAGATAAAATTTTAGCTAGAAGCTTTGAAGTACAGGATCGAAAGGTAAGAAAGGTTTAATAACAAGCATAATTTGGGAAGTTTAGGAGATCATCGGATCATGGGCATCTTCAAGCTCTTGTATGTTCATAACATCTTTAAGTGTTTCGACTCTAACTTAAAAATGCTTCAAACAATACTGTTCGCCATCGACTATCGCTCAGTTAGTAAAATATCCGAAAACCGTGACCGTTCGGGCGGTTCAGAATCCTCAATAACTACTCATGTCTTTTCTCCTTGACCTAAGCTCGAGCATTATGcttaaaatctttctttaaacgtTTATAAAATTTCACGAAGGCCTGAAGTCTTGGTCGTGTCACGGCTGAATGACTATATAGTTAACTTACATGAAAACTAATAAACAAAGAGCATATCAACTCTTGTCGTTCCTTTTGACACTATGTTGCGTCTTACGCGGCTAGATGTGTACCGCTAGTAGTAATCCTGTTGAGTGCGCTCAAGCGACCCAGCGAGATGTAAGCTCGTTACAAGAGAAacgtgtttttattttcatttgtacCAGGTCGCacgaaaatttaaagaaatgaagttCCCTTTGGTGATTCCGCTCCTCTTTGTCCTCATCGCAATTCCAACAATGGATTCTAAGCGTTCGAAACGGGCATCACTCAACGAAGAGGTAAGAAATCTAACCACCGTGGACTGTCCTTAAATTCATCTGGTAAGATCGCTGTTTTGACTTGTTTCACTAGAAAGATGCTTTATAGTGTTAGAAGTAATTTCCTAACACTCGTCGTTCAgttgactatttcttttattctctatTTTATTACGCAAGTCAATACAACGGGGACTGGCTCTGGTCTCtctaggaaagtgtgggtcaccgcaTATAAAGGTGACGCTTACTGTGCTGtaaatctctaaccttcgtcattCTCTTAaacttaactagcgaatcacgctagCTACACAGAtcggagttcgcatactaagtagataccttcgcgatgtttacgctttacaaaatgtctttctaccttaaatttcttagtctcACGGTCAAGGTTGAGCGAAACAAAAACCagattgataatataaaaattataataaacttactaacagaattaaaatcaaagttgaGGAAATATCCTGAGAGAAAATGGTCCTCGAAGACTGTCACATAACGAcagaacaaacagaaaattcggagaagaaagggcgtacccaaggttCCGCCCCcaaaagagctacgtgctatgcgtataaattacctgattataaattcagtgcggaagatgaaaattactacatgtttacaccttaagtcaCCTCTAAGTAAAAGAGGTGTCGAGCGTGCTAAATtatacctgtaagataagaccgccaaaaggaataagaaatgatcaattGGCTTATTACAACTTTTACTGTGTGGCTTGtgctaatatattatttccattcattttcaacgttcaaataagtcaaaaaatacctataatgaaaattcttgctgGATGCcaatttgtcttttaacaatagttttttctttttttttaaatcaaattataGGGAAGCGACAACTTCTACGGTGTAGAAGCCCATGATGAGTTTAAACCTCCCAAGGGCAAACGTTTCGCCGGCATAAACTTCAACTCTGTGGAAGACCAAGATAAGTTTATTCCTCCCCTAGGCAAACGCAGTGCCGGCATCAACTTCAACTCTGTGGAAGACCAAGATAAGTTTATTCCTCCCCCAGGCAAACGCAGTGCCGGCATTGACTTCAACACTGTGGAAGACCAAGATACGTTCGGTCTTCCCCTGCAGGGAAAACGCAGTGCCGGCATGGACTTCAACACCATGGAAGACCAAGATAAGTTCCGTGTTCCCGATGCCGGAATACCTCCTCACCCCTCAGGCAAACGAAAGTAGGATGATTTACAGAAGTTGCAAAGACAATTTGCGAATGATAATCACATCATCTTAATGTAGAAGGATAGCATATCACGTATGCAAAGTCATGTTTTTAAGatagtttttgtttctggtgACCGctgaaagaaacacaaaaatttgCAGATCTAATTAGCTGAGAACCGAGGATAAGCCGAAAttacaaactttttaaaatttttcccgTAACTAAGTTGATGGAACCTTTAACTATTTTCCAAGAGAGTTTcgccaaaacaaataaaaatcgATTGCTTGGGACTGACTATCATTTCTCAATATTCTCACAAATGCTCTATTGAATTCTTTGTGACGGTTCATTGACTTATTCCTTGTTTACTTGTCCATGAGTCTATGAAATATACACTTCTTCAAGTTTTTGAGACGCTCGTCGAACTTCCATTAAGAGTCCTAGTgaagttttcaatattttccaaattgccaATTTCCAAGATTTGAAGCCATTTGCTGAACGTTAGTAAAGGGTATCGGCAAAGTGTTCAGTTTTCTTAATACTAATTGTGgtcaagatattttaaaaaattttaattagccATGCCCTCAGGCACGCCACTAGAAGCTGCGGTGTCATTTCACACACTGCCTATTGTTCAGcttatcattttatcattccCGTGCGTCAGAGTCAGTACATGTTTTTCGCTGGGAGTCACATTCACCTGACCTTCGCAGCTTCTAAAAATTTCAATAGCTTTTAATTTGCTTAATTCTAATTCCTATTAAGGCGCTTAAGGTTTTTTACCAGCCCCAGTGACCACCATCGTACTTTAGTGTCTATTTCGGAAGAATACTAATTTCAACCTCTATACTAAGCTAAAAACCGTTCGGACTTCAAACTGAAAACCTGCCAGTGAGAACCGAGGATAAGCCGAAAttacaaactttttaaaatatttccgtAACTTAGTTGATGAAACCTTTCACTATTTCTCCTTAAATTCTTCATCCAGGAAGttttggcaaaacaaaataaaaatcgaTTGTTTGGGACTGTCTATCAATTCTTAATAAACTCACAAATGCACAATTGAATTCTTTGTGACGGTTCATTGACTAATTCCTTGTTTAATTATCCGTTTGTCCATGAAATATAAACTTCTTCAAGTTTTTCAGACCCCTGTCGAACTTCCATTTAGAGTCCTGGTGAAGTGTTcaatattttccaaattgccaATTTCCAGGATTTAAAGGGTACCGTCTCTAAAGGGTATCGGCAAAGTTTTCAGCTTTCTTAACACTAATTCTTGACAAggtaatttaaatattttaatcagtCATGCCATCAGACACACCATTATTCTAGTTCCTATTAAGGCGCTTTACCGCCATCGTATTTAGGTGTCGATCTTGGAAGAACACTAATTTTAACTGCAGTTCTAAGCTAAAAACGTTCGGACTTCAAACTATAAATCTTGTCTatgcaaaggtaaacaaaaatcaacaaaaactgTTTCATTAAAAGCACAGGAGGTAAGTTCTcaaggaaactgtggtgctgtgtcagtgggggAGTAACAAGATAATTCGGTGTGATacactgagttgataatgtaaattggccactgtaaagagtttctacagctaaattttcgagcgttagcccttcg is a window encoding:
- the LOC136280568 gene encoding LOW QUALITY PROTEIN: uncharacterized protein (The sequence of the model RefSeq protein was modified relative to this genomic sequence to represent the inferred CDS: substituted 2 bases at 2 genomic stop codons) translates to MFYAIFNTEGIQPQQMETKESNLNSGISRKKAAQERKAAAKRERDKAYYQQNKAKKIAQVKERRKKLQAEKSIRPHTRSIAEKNKRQQKATEHRKASRIAAQEKREKTRQQTRERVRKYREKKRTEAQEFNNSVDSPGFANRTSKKRAIDEVKKILPSTPRKKAEIVQSIVKSRXXFMTKATGSMICSCYCISCIVNDEENCANKAWLDEWKLVELTREGDVATTRQATEAPILDHDTASYIADLASKGSTVAIAAEDDPVYDFYLLQVTSDGVEELDSNVTDDYQCHYYRGDRVLKGHFYIRENIHDMTFTIDEKRKAFVHAATVRHICGDLPVRKRGRKSIYKLPLKENEEIIASM
- the LOC131778165 gene encoding uncharacterized protein, whose product is MKFPLVIPLLFVLIAIPTMDSKRSKRASLNEEGSDNFYGVEAHDEFKPPKGKRFAGINFNSVEDQDKFIPPLGKRSAGINFNSVEDQDKFIPPPGKRSAGIDFNTVEDQDTFGLPLQGKRSAGMDFNTMEDQDKFRVPDAGIPPHPSGKRKFKVMKFPLVISLPFFLIAFPTMDSKPAKFHPPNGKRGAGMDINTVEDQDKFGFPPGTHSAGINFNSVEDRDKFIVPPPPQGKRSAGINFNSVEDQDKFIPPPGKRSAGMDLNTVEDKDELIPPLGKRNADINFNTMED
- the LOC136280118 gene encoding uncharacterized protein — translated: MCHAHKGLWVARKFKDTKFPLVISLLFVLIAFPTIDSKPAKWVPLNEEVSGNFCSVEAHDEFRPPIGKRIADINFNTVDDLNYKLPVSTSTLWKTKIIILPPGKRSAGINFHTVEDRDKFLSSAGKRSAGIIFSTVKDQDKFLPPAGKRSAGVNFNTVEDQDKFLPPAGKRSAGIIFNTNTASITNILRNALLNL